The stretch of DNA AGCAGATAACCGGAACCGGCCAGGGCATCGCTCAGGGGAACGGCGAAACTGGCCACCTTGTCACCCTTTAAGGCCGCATCGGAACGCAGCAGGCTTTCCACCCGGCGTTCGATCACCCGGTCTGCGGCGGGCAACAGCACCACCTGTTCGAACGGCTGCGGCCAGGCCAGTAACAAGCCGGCGTTCTGGATGCGATCCAGGGCGCCGAAATGCAGGACCACCGCGCGATTTTGCGGATCGATCTGCCGCACATTGGAAAACGCCCAGGCCAGGGCTGCCAGCACGGTCACCGCATACAGGGCGAGAAACGCCAGGCGACCGGCCTGAATCCATGGGCTGCCAAGTTCATGTGTTCCACGTGGAACCAAACTCATGGTTGCGACCCGGCGGCTTTATTGCCGAGTGTCGGCGGCCCGTCCACCAGCACCCGGAACGGCGCGGCATCGGTGCGCAGAATCAGCTTGGTGCCTGGGGTCACCACAGTGCCCAAGGTGTCCAGCGACCGCAGCAGGTTGTACAGCTGCGGCGAACCGGCGTAGGCGCGACCGTAGATCTCCGCCGCCTGCACCCGCGATTGCGCTTCGATGTCCGCGGCTTTCACCGTGGCATCGGCCTGGACGATGCGCGCATCGCGCTCGGCGGCGGAACGGATTTGCGCCGCTTCGCGCTTGCCGATGGCCGTGCGTTCGGTGGCGATGGTTTCACGCTCGGCGCGCATACGATCGACGGTGGCGGTCAGGGTCACCGAGGGCAGGGTCAGGCGCTCGACACCGACTTGCAGCACCCGCACCCCGTAAGTGCTCAACAACTGTTGCTCGATCTGTTTACGCAACTGGGCTTCGAAGTCGGCGATGCGCACCTTGCTGGCATCGGTGTTCACCAGATTGGCCAGGTCGAAACTGCTGGCGGTGGTTTCCAGGGCCGAACCGACAAAGGTACGAATTTGCCGCGCCGCTTCATCCGGCTGGTTCTGCACCGCGCGCATAAAGCGCTTCACGTTGTCCGCATCGCCCTGCACCTGCCACGCCACATAGGCCTGGACGATGATGCGCAGACCGTCGCGGGTGCCGACATCCTGCAAACCGCTGGAGGTGGTGCGCAGGCGCAGATCCACCGGGATCGCCGCCTCGAACGGTGCCGGCCAGCGCCAGCCGAGGCCCGGTTCCAGCAGCACCCGCGCCGGGTTGCCGAAACGGGTAATCACCGAGGCTTCGCCGGAGCGCACTTGCACCAGGCTCGCCGCGGCGACGGCGAACAACACCAGCAACAGCGCCCAGGCCATGCGCCGCCAGGGAAAGGGCCCCGCCTCTTCCGGCGCGCCGTGGTGATGATGGTGTCCGTGGTGATGGCCGCCGTGGCCGTGATCGTGGCCGGCGTGATCCTGATGATCGTGGGAATGGGACTGGCTCAATGGACGGCTCCTGGCTGAGCGGTGTTACCCGGTACCGAAGGCTCGGTCGGCAAAGTGAATGTACGCAGGTCGAGGGTCGGTGCGTTGGCGCCGCCCAGGCGATGATCGAGCACCAGCAACTTGGCGTTGCGCAGGCCCTGGCTCAGCTGGCTCAAATACTGCTCCAGCACGAATGCCTGGCCGGCGCTGGCATAGGCCTTTTGCTCGGCGCTGAACCGCAGGTCGGCCGCTTGCGCCGTGGCCTGCACTTCATGGGCCGTGGCCTGGGCCTGATCGCGGGCGATGCTGGCCTGCAATTGCGCCTGGTTAGTCTGCTCGCTGGCCGCGCCACGCTCGCGGGAGATCAGCGCCTGGGCGCCGATCTGCGCGGCCTGGACGCCGTGATAAGCATTGGCGGCGCCGGCCGGCGGGTGAATGGCCTCGACCACGGTGGCGAGAATCTCCACCCCGCTGTCGAGTTTCTCCAGGTCGGCCTGCACCGCGCGGCCGATATCCTCGGCCAGGTTGGTACGGTCTTCGCCCAGCAGGCCGTCGAGGGTGCGCGAGGCGAAGTCGTGGACCAGGATGCGGCTGGCGGTGCTGCGGATCAGCATCGGAATGTCGGCGCTGTTGTAAGTCGCCGCCAGCGCCGCCTGATCGCTCAGGCCGATGCGATAGACGAAGCGCACGTCCATGTTGACGATCTGGAAGCTCTGCTTGTCGGCAGCGCCGCTGGCGATCACTTGGGACTTGTCGTTGACGTGGCTGGCGTCCCACAAACGGTTGGCCACCAACGGGGGCGGCCCTTCGGCGGAGGCCGGTTCGATCACGCCGGGCGCTTCGCCGACGCTGGTGGCCAGCTCGTGCACCACGCCGTTCTCGACACTCAGCACCCGGCCCAGCGGCCAGGGCAGGCCCGCATGCAAACCCGGGCCAAAGACCGCCACCGGCTTGCCGAAACGCTCGTAGATGCCCCGCCCCTGCAACGGCACTTCATGCAGGCCGGTGAGCAGCCAGCCCACCCCGAGCACCACCAGCAGCACCGGCAGGAACGCGCGGCGCATATAAGTGAAGGCCCAGATCTGCCGCAGGTCGATGCCGAAGCGGTTGTGCAATTCGTGCTGCAAGGCCAGCAAGGGTTGTGGCGGCCAGCGCAGCAGATCGGCGACCACGCTATGGGCCAGCATGCGCGGCTCCAGTTGCGCGCGACGCGGGCTGAATAACGACAATACCGCGCGCAGCAGGAACTCCAGGGCCACCAGCGCCGGCAACACGCCGATCAGCACGCCCAGGCGCACCGGCCAGAGCGCCGTGTCGCTGCTGAACAACAGGCACAGCGCCGCCAGCACCAGGCTGATGATCGCCACTCGCGCCAACTGCGCCAGCGCCGCCGCTTCCGGCCATTCGCCGGGGTGTTCCTGGCTCAGTTGGCGCTCGAACACCAGCAAGCCGAAGGCCAGCAACAGCGCCAGCACCGCGCCGACATTGCCCGCCAGGCCCAGGGTTCCAGCGGGCAGGCCGAGGTTCCACGCCTGCTCGATCACCAACAGCACCAGCAAGGCCCAACCGCCCAACCACAAGGTCGGCGCGCCGATCTGCACCAACAAACTGGACCAACGCCGGCTGATGCCATCCAGCAGCCGCTCGTACCAGCCATCGTCGGGTAGCGGTTCATCCGCAACCGGCTCCGGGCTCGGCGCCACCTCTGGCGCCTGCAACGCACCCGCGCGCCAGGCACTGACCCAGCCCGCCGCCTGCAGGCCGCCGACCAGCACCAGCAAGGCCGCGGCCAGATTGACCAGCAACGCCGGCCATAAGGATTGCGGGGCAAACAGGCCGACGAAAAACGCCAACACCAGCCCCATCCCGGCCAGCCCCGCCAGCCCGATGCCCCAACGCTTCAGACGGCGTTCGTGAAAGGCCGCCCGCTGAAACCTCGGCAAGGCTTCGACCCCCGCCCCTTCAGTCTCAAGATCGACTTGCATAGCACCCCAACGCTGGTCGTTAACCCATTCGGGCCTGTGGATAACTCTCCGGCAGGCCGCTGTATTTGTCACAAATCGTTACGATATAACGATAGTAGTGAAATTTTCGTCCCTTACCTATGCCTTTATTTGCCATGGGCGCGTCACAAACCCAGGGAAAACCGCTGCTGTGCTGATGCCAGCCCGCAAGATCTGTGGCCATAATCCGTGGCCCACTTTGTGACAAGGAAACGTCCAGCCATGCTCTCCATCTACCAGCTCAAACCGCGCTTCCAGAACCTGCTGCGGCCATGGGTCCAGCGCCTGTACGAGAACGGCACCACGGCCAACCAGATCACGGTGCTGGCGGGGGTGATTTCGGTGCTGGTGGGCGCCCTGATCGCCAGTTTCGCCAGCCATCTCTGGCTGTTCATCCTGATCCCGCTGTGGATGATCCTGCGCATGGCGCTGAACGCCATCGACGGCATGCTGGCCCGGGAATTCGGCCAGCAATCGCGCCTGGGCGCCTACCTCAACGAATTGTGCGACGTGATTGCCGACAGCGCGCTGATCCTGCCTTTCGCGCTGATTGCCGGCGTCAGCCTGCCGCTGGTCCTGCTGGTGACGCTGCTGGCGCTGTTCAGCGAATACGCCGGCGTGCTGGGGCCGATGATCGGTGCCTCGCGCCGCTACGACGGGCCCATGGGCAAGAGCGACCGGGCGTTCGTGCTCGGCGTGCTGGCCACCGGCATCGCCCTGGGCTGGCTGAGCGCCGCCTGGATCAACGGCGTGCTGGCGCTGGTCGCCGCGTTGTTGGTCTACACCTTGATCAACCGGGTTCGCCAGGGCCTGCTCGACGTACAACAGCAAGACACCCAACGACAAGAAGTGCAGCAAAACGCCCCCTCGGAATAAGGAAGTTGCCATGCGCGAAGCTCTCCATCAGACCTTCACCACCCACGACGGCGTCGAGCTGTTCTACCGCCACTGGCCGGCCACCGCCGCCCCCTCGGACGCCCCGCGCCAGGCGGTGCTGCTGTTCCACCGCGGCCACGAACACTCCGCGCGCATCGCCCACCTGGTGGACGAACTGGACCTGCCGGCCTTCGATTTCTTCGCCTGGGATGCCCGCGGCCACGGCCAGTCGCCCGGCGCCCGTGGCGACAGCCCGAGCTTCGCCACCAGCGTGCGCGACGTGCAGACCTTCTGCGATCACCTGCGGGCCAGCTACGGCATCGACGAAGAACACATGGCCGTGGTGGCCCAAAGCGTCGGCGCAGTGATTGCCGCCACCTGGGTCCACGATTACGCGCCGCGCATCCGCGCCCTGGTGCTGGCGTCGCCGGCGTTCAAGGTCAAGCTCTACGTGCCTTTCGCCCGCCCGGGCCTGGCGCTGATGCGGCGTTTTCGCGGCAACTTTTTCGTCAACAGCTACGTCAAGGCGCGCTTCCTCAGCCACGACCCGGCGCGCGTGGCCTCCTATGACAGCGACCCGCTGATCACCAAGGCGATCTCGGTGAACGTGCTGCTGGGCCTGTACGAAGCCGCCGAACGGGTGGTGGCCGATGCCCAGGCGATCCAGGTGCCGACCCAGTTGCTGATCTCCGGCGCCGACTTCGTTGTCCACCGCCGGCCCCAGGAACAGTTCTTCGAGCGCCTGGGCAGCCTGCACAAGGAAAAACACATCCTGCCGGGCTTCTTCCACGACACCCTCGGCGAGAAGGCCCGGGCCCCGGCCGTCGCCAGCGCCCGGCGATTCATCCTGCAGAACTTCGCGCGACCGCTGAACCGCGCTGCCCTGCTCGACGCCGACCGCCTGGGCCTGACCTGCGCCGAGTCCGAGGCGCTGGCGGCGCCCCTGCCGC from Pseudomonas chlororaphis subsp. chlororaphis encodes:
- the hflC gene encoding protease modulator HflC — its product is MSQSHSHDHQDHAGHDHGHGGHHHGHHHHHGAPEEAGPFPWRRMAWALLLVLFAVAAASLVQVRSGEASVITRFGNPARVLLEPGLGWRWPAPFEAAIPVDLRLRTTSSGLQDVGTRDGLRIIVQAYVAWQVQGDADNVKRFMRAVQNQPDEAARQIRTFVGSALETTASSFDLANLVNTDASKVRIADFEAQLRKQIEQQLLSTYGVRVLQVGVERLTLPSVTLTATVDRMRAERETIATERTAIGKREAAQIRSAAERDARIVQADATVKAADIEAQSRVQAAEIYGRAYAGSPQLYNLLRSLDTLGTVVTPGTKLILRTDAAPFRVLVDGPPTLGNKAAGSQP
- the hflK gene encoding protease modulator HflK, giving the protein MQVDLETEGAGVEALPRFQRAAFHERRLKRWGIGLAGLAGMGLVLAFFVGLFAPQSLWPALLVNLAAALLVLVGGLQAAGWVSAWRAGALQAPEVAPSPEPVADEPLPDDGWYERLLDGISRRWSSLLVQIGAPTLWLGGWALLVLLVIEQAWNLGLPAGTLGLAGNVGAVLALLLAFGLLVFERQLSQEHPGEWPEAAALAQLARVAIISLVLAALCLLFSSDTALWPVRLGVLIGVLPALVALEFLLRAVLSLFSPRRAQLEPRMLAHSVVADLLRWPPQPLLALQHELHNRFGIDLRQIWAFTYMRRAFLPVLLVVLGVGWLLTGLHEVPLQGRGIYERFGKPVAVFGPGLHAGLPWPLGRVLSVENGVVHELATSVGEAPGVIEPASAEGPPPLVANRLWDASHVNDKSQVIASGAADKQSFQIVNMDVRFVYRIGLSDQAALAATYNSADIPMLIRSTASRILVHDFASRTLDGLLGEDRTNLAEDIGRAVQADLEKLDSGVEILATVVEAIHPPAGAANAYHGVQAAQIGAQALISRERGAASEQTNQAQLQASIARDQAQATAHEVQATAQAADLRFSAEQKAYASAGQAFVLEQYLSQLSQGLRNAKLLVLDHRLGGANAPTLDLRTFTLPTEPSVPGNTAQPGAVH
- a CDS encoding CDP-alcohol phosphatidyltransferase family protein, which gives rise to MLSIYQLKPRFQNLLRPWVQRLYENGTTANQITVLAGVISVLVGALIASFASHLWLFILIPLWMILRMALNAIDGMLAREFGQQSRLGAYLNELCDVIADSALILPFALIAGVSLPLVLLVTLLALFSEYAGVLGPMIGASRRYDGPMGKSDRAFVLGVLATGIALGWLSAAWINGVLALVAALLVYTLINRVRQGLLDVQQQDTQRQEVQQNAPSE
- a CDS encoding bifunctional alpha/beta hydrolase/class I SAM-dependent methyltransferase; amino-acid sequence: MREALHQTFTTHDGVELFYRHWPATAAPSDAPRQAVLLFHRGHEHSARIAHLVDELDLPAFDFFAWDARGHGQSPGARGDSPSFATSVRDVQTFCDHLRASYGIDEEHMAVVAQSVGAVIAATWVHDYAPRIRALVLASPAFKVKLYVPFARPGLALMRRFRGNFFVNSYVKARFLSHDPARVASYDSDPLITKAISVNVLLGLYEAAERVVADAQAIQVPTQLLISGADFVVHRRPQEQFFERLGSLHKEKHILPGFFHDTLGEKARAPAVASARRFILQNFARPLNRAALLDADRLGLTCAESEALAAPLPHNSLRDLYWRMTRASMRLGSQLSAGVKLGFDSGFDSGSTLDYVYRNQATGTSALGRMIDRNYLDSIGWRGIRQRKVHVEELLRLAMEKLRTEQREVRIVDIAAGHGRYILEALQGVSPLPESILLRDYSDINVRDGSALIAEKGLGEIARFVKADAFDRDDLAALEPKPTLAVVSGLYELFADNPMVSDSLAGLAAAVEPGGYLVYTGQPWHPQLELIARALTSHRAGQAWVMRRRTQAEMDQLVEAAGFRRITLRVDQWGIFSVSLAQRVQ